Genomic DNA from Theropithecus gelada isolate Dixy chromosome 1, Tgel_1.0, whole genome shotgun sequence:
ttgagacagggtcttactctgtcatccaggctcgACTGCAGTGGTGTAAACATGGCCCACTGAAACCTctaaagctaatttttgtattcttattgtagagacagggtttcaccatgttgcccaagttaaatttttttaaatgtcttagcaatgtaaagaaagaaaattaacctcTGTTATTAACTGTTtgttaaaatataacttaaagagAACTGAATAAAATAGTGTTAGTCTATATACTTGTGTTTAACATACAACatgaaattaaatgagttaaaaatacttaagacagaaatatttttaagaattattttaaaaacctagatgaaatgacTCTCCCTATTCTTTTATATCTGACTTTTAAAGTAACTTGTGAATGGGGCAAGTTTTGCATAGAGTGCTACCCTTAGTCATTCTTAGTTTAAGAATGTGATATGCACTAAGAATGTGACAAGTAATtcgaaaaattatatataaacatgatatatatttatattttatatttttataagaaaacatttttatatattgtttatattgtattttataaacatattcacatacataaacatataaacatgtttctaaatataacttatatttatatataaacataaaaatgtttatattacatgtttatatacatgtatatgtttatattatatataaacataacatacatttatattatgtttatataaacatGAGATCCAAGATTCCAGCCAACAAATGAGAAATTATATTGACATAATCTAGATGAAATTAAACCAAGATAATGTAACATCATCCATTTACACTTGAAAATGTTTAAAGGGATGGAATGAAGAACGCCAGGCTAAAATATGTATCTAGATCACGGAAAGTAATAGTACTATActtcattatttagctcccacagaAAGGCagtaaaacagaatttttaggAAAGAGGCACAGACTCTAAAACCAGACTGCCTAAGTTTAAATTCCAGCTCCACCATTATGAGCGATGTAACTTTGAAAAGTTACCTGGCCTTTCTGAGCCTTAATTCTCTCATCTGGAAAATAggattaataatattatttacatCAGAGGCTTGTTATAAGGAATGATAATTTGGTATTTGTAAGACTCTTAAAACTGTGCCTGGCAGATATATAAATAATGGCTGATACTAGTTTTAGAGCATTAGCTTCATCAGGGTAACATATTTCAAGAAAAGCAAACCAGAGTATATTTaagaagtaatttttaatttttcttagttaCCAACTCTTTGAAAGCGATAGaccttttcttcagaaaaaaatcatacaattacTTTCAAGTGGTTTGTCAACCTTCTAAAAGTTCAGCTCTGACACCAAAGGTTTTGGAGCTCACAGGTTAAAAATTCCTAATCTACTGGAAGGCAAACAAGgaggtaagaaaaaaatgtggtcTGGAAACTATAATAAAAAGAACAGCTTAAGGTAGATGAGAATATAGGGCtttgaaatatttagaatataacaGTTGCTCTCAAATTTAAAGCATGGTCTCAACGAGGAAGTGGTACTCATGTTTTATTGGTGTGTATTACTGAAAGAATAGGTTACAGGGAGGCAGATTGGTATGTAAAATGAAGAATAGAAGGCGAATAGAACTATATCTGCTAGGGACATAGTTTTCAGTATTAACAGGTTAAATTAGGTCAATTCGAATAATCCTACCAACACTATAAGATCTATTCAACAACAGAATGGCTCAAGAACTATTGCTAGAAATTAACGATAGAcaagtgaacaaaacaaacaaaaatccctgtcctCGTGATTCTAAGTTTCATTGGCAGAGATAACGCAGTCACTAACcagggaaaataaattttggaaagcaGTAAACATTTTTACCAGTCTACTTTCAAAAAGCCGATACTTTCCGTCTGCTACagttatatctttaaaattattagttttcATGGGATTAGAAAGTAGTTGCTTCTTTATTTTAACACCACGTACTGGGtaatttagtatattttattttccccactGAAACAAGCTTATTGCTTTACATCATGATCTGGCATTGCTGAAACTAAAGGGTGGTTTGCAACTAACTTGAGGCAGTTTACTATGATTTGAAGTTCCCCAATCAAATACTAACTTGACTCACTATAATCTCAAGCGCACTCTGAATCAAACACCCTATTCCTGAAGGGAGAATTAACTATGCAAAGAGGAATAACtaagaaatcagaaaaggaatttacatatttatttatagacatgTTTTCATACCCTGAACTCactagaaacaaaaagaaagtgaaacaaaacaaaacagtcttcCAAAGTGTAAATTCAAATGTGAAAGTGATggctaggggaaaaaaatgggttATCAAACCCAGATAGTACAGCAAATCTATGCTCTAGGAAAGTAATCTAATTTCTGGAACTGTCCGTTTTGGTGTAGTATCCCAATTACATgaaagggatattttaaaaaggcaaataatatgGAGAAAATGTTTAGTAAATTagtgttttaaaactttctgttctgACATGGTGCTTACTTACCAAGTAAGTAAGACTTACCAAGTCTGACATGTAATTTTACCTACTTAATGCTGAACTTGTTTTATTAAGATTTACTTGTTAAGCTTGAAAAATACCTTAGTATCTTAAATTTTGGTACAATTTCCCAGGAAATACTCACTCTATGCCTAGACATGtagaaattaaacatatattttaaaatgtctcagtTAATATTTTGAAGTGTCAAACAGAATtagctttaaaaaatctaaagacATGCCATTTAAACTAGACATGTCATAGGTAAAATCTTAGCTGTAATCTAATCAGATTATTAAATAGCATCATATAATGACCTGTGTTTATTTCCTCTGCAATTTTCAAATCTTCTATTTGAATTGTATGATCCAACATCTCCATAAAATGGTCCCTGATTTCTTCAGCCGGCTCATCATCAAATTTGTAATCACACAACATTACAGTGGATCCAGGAAGGGGAACAAAGACTCGATAAGGGAGGATGTGGAACTCTTTTTCAGAatctaaaaggagaaaaaatattatgaatatttagATAGGTTTGTCACTGGTATCAGTGATACATATTTCAGAAGTACATAAAAAAACTAATAGAAATAAAGCTTAAAAAAGgtcagtattttttcattttctagttgATCTGGCACAAAACTGCTCTTACCAAATTGTGCTTTACCTCAAAACCCCTGGTCTTCGCAAGAAACCTAAATGATACTcctatgaaaaacaaatttatctccaggtgcagtggttcatgcctgtaatcccaacactttgagaggctgaggtgggcagatcacttgaggtcaagagttggagaccaacatggccaacatggtgaaatcccatttctactaaaaatacaaaaattagtcaggcatggtggcgggtgcctgtaatcccagttactcgggaggctgaggcaggagaatttcttgaaccaggaggtggaggctgcggtgagctgagatcacaccactgcactccagcctgggcaacagggcgagactccatctcaaaataaaaataaaaatagaataaacttaTCATTGCCTTCAATGTAAAGATGTTGATTACACATTCTTATATGACCCACTGTCCTATGAAGAACACTCAAGAGACAATTTTGTCCCTAATGTCAGAAACATTGTCCCTCGTTTGTTTTACCCTCATAGGCGCTGTACATTTTACAGttggtttttctcttcttcatccaAGTTTGGAGCCAAATTACCACCCACCTTACATCAAGTGCACAGGATCTGATAGAATACATTTTTGTACTAATCTCACCATGAATTTGGTCTTACTAGATGCAGCCCCCTTCCTATATCAAGCATGTTTAGGACATCTAGTCATACATACATTTTTTGTGTACCAATCTCACCACCAACtccattttgctttctttaaCTTCCCTTTGACTCTTTATTATTAATACTTAATTTCACTTGTTTACTTATGCTTCTTTGTAAAAAGCCTtaaatcatttttagaaaaaaataaatagaagtaaataataaatatctcatTCTTCTTTGAATACTTACAAACTGGAATATATTATTTTCCCTAATTTCTAACATAGTCACTGTTGCATGTAAATGATTACTTTTTAGTTCAACACTACGATTCTTATGAACTATCAGAAAGATAGAAATTTTGTGAAAAGAATGACCTCTTTCAGCCACAGATATGATTAAAAAGTTACTAATGTAAAGATCAAGTGGAAAACTAGGGCTTACTTTAATAGTAACCTAGACTTCATTATCAAGAAACTAGTGGTAACTTTACATAATTACAAACAGAAGATGAGGAACAATGCCTTAAGTGCCACGGGAAATGCAATGGCTTAAACTATGTGTTCCTTCCAGATTCGGTGTATCATCTTGTTTGCACAGGAGAACTGGGAGAGAAATTTTACTCTTTGACCAGACTGCCTCCTAGCTGTGGAAGAATAGTACTGCAATTTGTACTGTAGCACAAAAATTATCCACACATTGAAATTAggactatattattttattttgggccACAGTTACTTGAAAcagattaaataaaaacttaaaaatgcctATAATGTGCATGTGCAATTGgcatgcaaaattttaaaaccatttcaAACTACATCAATTCTTGGTCTATCTGAAAAATaagctaaaaaaattaaacattaaataactggttctaataaatttaaattactaatttaaaaaagcaCTTATAACTTTCAAATTAAGACGTTAAATTAGTAATTGAGTAAATAAGACTCGTTTTCTGTCGGTTTGAGGTTTAAATGGGAGGAGAAATCTTTTTGAAAAGACACATCTCAAAAAGCATTCAAAAGCAGAATCCTTTAGGAATATCCTCATGTCACGGTATTTAGTTCAAAATTATCTGaataaattcaaaacaaataaaaaactaaatttaagcCAATATAAGAATTGGGTTTCTATTGCTCAAATGTCCTAGCTGGTATCACAGTACTATAGaagcttttaatttatttatgtatttattttttatagaaactaTTTTAGAACAGGTGATAGCAGAGCTGCAGATTAAAGGACAGGAGGACATCTGCATAAAGGGATAGGAAAAGTGCTATTCAGAGAGTGGAATCATGGGCACAGGCAAAGAGGATTACAAATGTTCTGGGAAGACAGTGGAGTTTGGTATAGAGGATACTGATGTAGGGATGGGCAAAAGTAAGAGGTTTCATAACTGATGACCTCCATTTTCACAATGAGTAGGTCATGTATGAGAGTAAGTTGAGCAAGATCAAATGAAGACTTAAAACAGTGAAGAAGGCTTAGGCTATATCTTAAGAGGAATCAAAGAGGAAGATCACAACAAGTATAAGGATTaattggagggtttttttgttttgttttgttttgttttaaactgacATTGACATACTAAGATCTTTTATCTGGATAGCCAAAATTAAAAGCCTAGGTTTACTTCAGAGATCAGAAATAGAAAGTTATAATGTCCTTTACAGACTTCCACATGCATGCAAAAATACTCTAATTCAGGTTAATTTTATGGCATACGTTCTACATTTTACTGTATTACAGCATCTATAAGATCTTACCAGTATATAAGAAAATTAAGCTAAGTAAAATGAGGACAAAATCTAAAATCTAACAATTTGGTGTATAAATTCAACATcagaatttaatttatttatgcttgagaggatggataACTCATTCTCCATGATGATTAGTTTATATcacatgcttgtatcaaaacatctcatatacctcatatatatgtgtgtatatatatatctactatgtatccacaaaagttaaaaatttaaaaaaattttaaagaatttacatttatttatattatcacACTTACAATGTATTCTTTTATCATGATACCTAAGATCAAATAATACATTGTTGGAATAATTATCCTGTTACTAAAgtgttgaatatttatttacatcttaTTTCTGTTTGAGATATGCTAAATTTCCCAAAAATTGAAGttaagacattttaaagacaATTAACATAAGTAGTTCTCCTTCACCATCTCCAACATGGTATTAAAACCACTTGCTGAGGGCTTGGCTTAAATCAATTTTATTAGGGGCCTTAcaaacatcatctcatttaatcttgcAGCCTCAAAAAGTAGCTACCATAATTCctgttttatatataagaaaataggGCCAttcatagtggttcatgcctataattcccagtgctttgggaattataggtttaatttaaaaattaaagatttatatgcttaaatcatttttagaaaaaaataaatctaaataaattaaataaatatctcattcttctttgaatatttacAAACTGGAATATATTATTTCTCCTAATTTCTAATATAGTCACTGTtgcatgtaaataaataattacttttaagtTCAACACTATGATTCTTATGAACTATCAGAAAGATAGAAATTTTGTGAAAAGAATGACCTCTTTCAGCAACAGATACGATTAAAAAGTTACTTGGggccaggaatctgagaccacttggacaacataacaagaccccatctctacaaaaaagtgaaaattaaaagattaCCCAGGCATActgctgtgcacctgtagtcccagctacctgggaggctgagggaggaggatccctTACAGCCGGGAGTTCAAAGCTGTATTTAGCTATGATCATACGTGTGCACAGTCATGGGactacagcctggccaacacagcaaagactctgtctctacaaaaaagtttaaaaaaaaaaaaaaatcagccaggtgcggtggcccttgcctgtagtcccagctactcaggaggctgaggcaggaggactgcttaggaccaagagttcaaggctgcagtgagctataactgcATTATTGcgttccaggctgggtgacagagagagaccctctcatttaaaaaaaaaaaaaaaaaaaaaaggaaggaaggaaggaaggaagaggaggagaggagagaggagaggagagaggagaggagagaggagaggagagggagaggagagggagaggagaagagaagagagggtaggagaggagagaggagaggagaggaggggggaggggagggaagggaagcaaagggaaggaaggaaggaaggaaggaaggaaggaaggaaggaaggaaggaaggaaggaaggaaagaaggaaggaaggaaggaacggagggagggaggatcCCTATAAAGTCATTTGTCTGAGGTTACCCCGCTAGCAGCAAAATAGACACAGAACCCGAGAACCTCAAAGTCTttgcagaaagaaaggaagaagacagaaagaaaaaaaagacagaaagaaaacaagaagaaatagaaaacctgaacagactaataaaaaaatcacatgattgaatcagtaatgaaaaatttccaaacaaagaaaactccaagACTGGATGGTTTTACCAATGATTTATACCgaacctttaaaaaagaaataataccaattattctcaaactattacaaaaaaaggaagcacagagaactcttaactcattctatgagatcaGCATAACCTtaataacaaaaccaaagacacaaaaaagaaaactacacaatatccccaatgaacacagacacaaaaatcctcatcaaaatactagcaaaccaaatgcaacagtacatcaaaaagataatacatgatAATCAAGTTGGATTTACTCCAGAGATTCAAGGATGATCCAACATATAAAAGCGaataatgtgatacatcacatcaaaaGAATGTCAAAACCTATGTGATcatagaaagagggagagagaggagagaggagaggaacaaagaaggaaggagaaagagaaagagagaggaagggaaggagggagggaaggagggaaggaaagagggaaggagggaaggaaggaaggaaggaaggaaggcgggcgggcgggcgggcaggcaggcaggcaggtaaAATTCAATGCCTATAAAGTCGTTTGCCTAAGGTCACTCTGCTAGGAGCAGAATAAACACAGAACCTGAGAACTTCAAAATCTTTACTCTTTCCACCAAACTACAGTCTATGCTCTTCACACAGGTCCCAAGGCCACTCAATTACCAGTAAaaactttttcactttttaaaaatttaggattAGGCTATAACATTAACTGCTAAATGCATCAAGTTTAACATAAGAACAGTACAACTGCTGTTAGGGgccattaattttattaattgaaCATcagcaaaaatttcaaaatactaacTGAACATGAAAGAATACCATGATAGCCATATAATACCACTtttataaaggatttttaaacagaaaagagtATACTAATGTGTCTGATGAGGTAGATCTTTAACATTAATGGTGGATACATCCCCATACCCTGAAAATCTGAAACTCGCTATGCAGCTATAACATACACTGTTGCTCAGAAAGTGAAGCAATGATTTCCACCACAGGAGTTACCACAAACTCAAAGTCAAATTGCAAAAACAAAGCCACACTGACATGGGGCTGCTAGACTGACGGACCATGTGAACAGGTCCCACATACTGCCCTTCCAAAACTCTCTATCCAATTGTTTCATGTAAGAgtcaaataaaattacaaattattagTAAATGGAACTTTAGAATTGTGAATTAAGGGAAGGATAAATGTTAAATCTGGCATCCGTAGAATCTAGCATACTAGGAatataaaaaaagattataattagTCCATCAAACTTAATATACTAGCTATCAGTAGTACTAAAAGAAGTTGGTTAAATAGAGGGGCTGTGTTTtcatacaaacataaaaatattcccTTCAAAAGCTAAtgtgggccaggcgtggcggctcatgcctgtaattgcagcactttgggaggccaaggtgggtggatcacctgagctcaggagttcaagaccagcctggccaacatggtgaaaccccatctctactaaaaatacaaaaattagccagctgtggtggcgggcgcctgtaatctcagctactcgggaggccgaggcaggagaattgctggaccCGAAGCTAATATGAATGTTTCAATTATGTACATATCTAAATGTGAATCTCAAATCCAGTGACACTGGAATAATAAGAATGGGGAGATGATGATGTAGCTTTAAAAAGTGTActcaatattttaatttgcttttgattaaaaaaatttttaataccaATTACTGCGATGGTATAAATTGTTGTATTTCCCAAAAGTTGCAATCGTTATTAAAGGGTAAGATACTATGACTCAGGCTTTTTTTAATACTAATGAAGTCTGTTAGAGTAATTGCTGAGAAGCATATAAACTAATGTAGTTTATGTAAATAGTACCTATTAAAGGACGTATTATATAGTATTTAacacaaataatattttgattatggctaaattacttaaaatactcatagatattaacaaaaaatattaactttaaaatgtcAACAAGGTTTACTCGTTCTGGCAGGAGACGTTCccttagaattaattttttaaaaaatcctcccTGAAATTGTTAAGTGTCGACAAATTTGCTAAATTTGATAAAGtgttcaaaaacatttttctagagtcaagcatggtggctcacacctgtaatcccagcactttgggaagccaaggacgGTGGATCACTttagtttaggagtttgagaccaagctgggcaacatggcaaaaccctgtctctaaaaaagaaatactaaaaattagccaggcatcatggcatgTGCTTGCAGGCCCAcgtactagggaggttgaggtaggaggactgcttgagcccaagaggctgaggcttcaGATGAGCcctgactgcaccactgcactccagcctgggcaacacagtgagactctgtctcaaaaaaaaaaattttttttctgagcagcaaCTGAAAAATGTTCATCCAATGATAAAAGATGATACACTGTTTGAAAACATAGATAGGTAGCTATAAAAGATGATGTATTTGCTATATCTTGATATCTTATTACTATATCAGTCAGAGTTAGGCAAAAAAGTAAGTATTTTATactcataacttttttttctggaatttcatTCAAAAGCAGATCCTCAAATAGTATTTCACAACGATCAGCAACTGTGTTCAATATATCCCTCTTTACTGCCTACagggaaaaacacacaaaaacacagtaagaaataaaatactttggatTTACATTATTTAACtaacaaaaaaacataatttgCTTTCCAGTACAATCATGCCCACTAAATAACTGATACATCATTCAATGTTTTATTTCCACTTATTTAGCACACTTATTAACAAATGTATAGTTTAATGACAAATTTGCCTAGACCATATCTAAAtaattaaaaccaaataaatgaataaaggtttcacatctaaaaaaataattgcagtgTTCCGAATTAGATACTAATATGTACAACTGTGGAACACTTACTAAACTTGTAtagccataatttttaaaaaggcacaaaaTAGATCCTCTACATATGAAAATCTTGACACCAGTTATATGGTACATTTGGACTGCACAATAGGCCATTATCAGTTAAAATcaaatgaataattataaaatataagataaaaaaaggtaaaattttaggtttttgttaATAGTTAACATGTTTTCATTCGCTAGTTATTCCTTTTTGTACCTGCACAGCATCTTTAACTTTGGGTTTACTGCTGTGGATATAAGCTCTGCATTTCACAGTACCCTTAAGGTTTACAGAACCGCTACATATCTGGACTGTGGCTGTGGATCTGTGGTCTGAATTCAGGAGCTGAAAGAcaaaatctgtttaagttctaACAGCCAACAATGATTAACTACAGGAAATACTTAAACATTATATTAGAGATTTTATGAAGACAGAAGAAAGTTTTGACTGAGCCAAGCATTTGAAATTATTTGCCGCAAATTATTTAAAGGCcttcatatttgtttttataagttatatattattttccagGCATTTTGAAAGTATACTGAAATTAAACACAACTACATCTAAATTTTTCTAACATAACCATTTAAAATGGTTCAATATTCACTCAATATGttcctaaaaatatattatttgcaaattactCACATCAGTACTGTGATGATTAAAAGATGTACAAAGACATGATGTAGTAGATGTAAGTTGCGCAATGCAAAATAAGTTCAACAATAACAAAGTGGGATGTGAGAACTATGGTAAAACTATAAACAATGCACAgacacatatatttacacactTTCAACCAAAAGCTTTCATAGACTAAAAGTAATGCTATGCTCCAGAGCAAAACTGAAACAAGTCAACTATGCCTGCTATCAGAAAATGGTATCAGTGGTCGTAAGCAGTCACTTTCATCTCACAGTCCCATCCTCTTCAGTCTAAGGAATGCCAGTGCTCTTGTTTGGTTTTCAGGtgtttcacatatattttcaacCTCATCATCTTAATAAGTGCCAAAAACAAGGATAGTATCAAAATAGTTAAAGTACTACAGGTACTTTAACTTTAAAGTAACTTTAAAGTACtacatccctaatctgaaaatcctgAATGCTCCAGGATCCAAAACTCATTGAGCATCAAtgtgatgctcaaaggaaatgctaatTAGAGCATAtaagattttagatttttggattagagatGCTCAACTGGTATGTATTCtgcaaatattacaaaatctAAAACAATCCCAaacccaaaacacttctggtcctaagAAGTGTTTCAAATAAGGCACACTCAATCTGTAATAGAGGCTCataataatggaaacaaaaaatcatgatttaaaaagataaccaaaaaatggaaatggtAAGGAAGTAATTTATGTTCTAAGAACACTTGGAGTATAAGTCATTCAACAACAAAATCAATTCTGAAGAACAAGAGTCAAATTACACAACTTGCGAAAAGTGCTTTGTGCCTATCTGCTTACGCGATCAGGAATGCGGAAAAATAATGAAGAGTAGAATATTTAAATGCATAGCTATCAAAAGAGCATTATTTGATGTCTAGTGTAATTCAGGCAATATCTAAGGTAATGTAAACCTTCTAAGTGTTGTTAAACAATTTAAACTCTAACATGGTCAAGGACTTGTtgataaaaaattagccacagaACACACAGATCCAAAGGTCCTGGGTCCATTCAAAAATGGCTATCATCAAACCAAGCAGCAGTCTGACCATGCTGATACGATATCTGGAATAAGCTTCCATATTACACATGTAGAGTTCACTGATACATCAATAAGGTGGGGTTGGAGGAGGAATAACAGGCTTCCTCTATCTACTCCATAAATTTCTACTGTAGACAAACCCACTCTAAAAAGAATGccctattttacatatttaacatataatGTATATCTTTTTAACATATAACACATTTACATATtagtatatgtaaatatttgtgtgtgtgtgtatatacatctaTCGAGCTAGCTagctatttatctatctatatttaattagggcactgttttccataatagacTAGACTATTAAAGATCCTATACACACatattaaagaaaagaggtatttttt
This window encodes:
- the OCLM gene encoding LOW QUALITY PROTEIN: oculomedin (The sequence of the model RefSeq protein was modified relative to this genomic sequence to represent the inferred CDS: deleted 2 bases in 1 codon), whose translation is MGMYPPLMLKIYLIRHISILFCLKILYKSGIIWLSWYSFMFS